One genomic segment of Cellulophaga sp. HaHaR_3_176 includes these proteins:
- a CDS encoding transposase, producing the protein MYTKHFKYMYKNDGYVKRYSESFKLKVLAELTKGNHSKRQIALTYGIQSSTINVWIKKYDRKDLMNTRVTVQTDDELSRIKALQKELNQLKDLLIKKDLDKLVTDSYLEVAAENLGYRDVEELKKNLNIKP; encoded by the coding sequence ATGTATACAAAACACTTCAAGTATATGTATAAAAATGATGGATATGTAAAACGCTATAGTGAGAGCTTTAAGCTCAAAGTCTTGGCAGAACTTACCAAAGGAAACCATTCCAAAAGACAAATTGCATTAACTTACGGTATTCAATCCAGTACTATAAACGTATGGATCAAAAAGTATGATCGTAAAGATTTAATGAATACCCGTGTAACCGTGCAAACAGACGATGAACTTTCCCGTATCAAAGCCCTTCAAAAAGAGCTCAATCAACTTAAGGACCTTCTCATTAAAAAGGACCTGGACAAACTGGTGACCGATAGCTATCTCGAGGTAGCGGCCGAGAACCTAGGCTATAGAGATGTTGAAGAATTAAAAAAAAACTTAAACATAAAGCCCTAA
- a CDS encoding IS3 family transposase: MKVAPINRNERLYSICTICNAFDLKRDAYYKFQKRFVIKKQIEQDVIQLVRESRRTLPREGTRKLMRSLKNEFQKYDLKVGRDQLFRILRENRLLVRRKKYSSRTTNSYHRFYKYGNIIKDLKINRPNQVWASDITYIRTIKGFCYLALITDMYSRKIVGYDLSDSLELKGCVRALNKAIYNAKNIDQLIHHSDRGIQYCSNVYTQILKRKKIKISMTEENHCYENALAERVNGILKDEFYLDQTFTSVIHAKKAAKNAIKLYNSKRLHLSLDYKTPNYVHQYAA, translated from the coding sequence ATGAAAGTAGCACCGATAAACCGTAATGAAAGGCTCTATTCAATTTGTACTATCTGTAATGCCTTTGATCTGAAAAGAGATGCCTATTACAAATTCCAAAAACGTTTTGTTATCAAAAAACAGATAGAACAAGATGTAATCCAACTTGTTCGGGAAAGTAGAAGAACACTACCTCGAGAAGGTACCAGAAAACTCATGAGATCATTAAAAAATGAGTTTCAAAAGTACGACCTTAAAGTCGGTAGAGACCAGCTGTTCCGTATCCTAAGAGAAAATCGATTACTCGTTAGAAGAAAAAAATATTCTTCTAGAACCACAAATTCATATCATAGGTTTTATAAGTATGGTAATATTATAAAAGACTTGAAAATCAATAGACCTAATCAAGTCTGGGCTTCCGATATAACCTACATCAGAACCATTAAAGGATTCTGTTACCTAGCATTGATTACAGATATGTACTCACGTAAAATCGTTGGATATGACCTAAGTGATAGCCTAGAACTAAAAGGGTGTGTCAGAGCTTTAAATAAGGCTATTTACAATGCCAAGAATATTGACCAACTTATTCATCACTCGGACAGAGGTATTCAATATTGCAGTAATGTCTATACTCAAATATTGAAAAGAAAGAAAATTAAAATCAGTATGACTGAAGAAAACCATTGCTATGAAAATGCCCTAGCAGAAAGGGTAAACGGTATTCTAAAAGATGAATTCTATCTTGACCAAACCTTTACCAGCGTGATACATGCGAAAAAAGCAGCCAAAAATGCAATCAAATTATACAACTCTAAAAGATTGCATTTATCTTTAGATTATAAAACACCTAATTACGTGCATCAATATGCCGCTTAA
- a CDS encoding alpha/beta hydrolase, with product MKILNKIGKIIVISCCIYAIISLALICWPIKLEENVKNYDYSSIKTQTNTHLGVEQWTKMRDNKKIFNRVYKSQSKDIMILIHGSGSDSRYLADIANAIANKNIATVITPDMRGHGRNTGKRGDIDFIGQLENDIEDFIQFSKNNFNAHNIILAGHSSGGGFVLRFIGNPKNKKVDKAVLISPYLGYKAPTVKSNSGGWVKVALKRIIGLSMLNNVSVKNFNHLPVLFFNRPETMNDSLQVPSYSYNMTMNFDTEDYQKEIDNINIPCMVLVGKEDESFYSEQFLTVFEPAKKFVQVKIMENVKHLDIVKNNKTFGLIQEWNKKQLKNVANTVYH from the coding sequence ATGAAAATTTTAAATAAGATTGGAAAAATAATTGTAATAAGTTGCTGCATTTATGCAATAATATCCTTAGCTCTAATTTGTTGGCCTATAAAGCTTGAAGAAAATGTCAAAAATTATGATTATAGCTCAATAAAAACTCAAACTAATACACATTTAGGAGTTGAACAATGGACAAAAATGAGAGATAATAAAAAAATTTTTAATCGAGTTTATAAAAGTCAAAGTAAAGACATTATGATACTAATTCATGGTTCCGGATCTGACAGCAGATATTTGGCAGATATTGCCAATGCAATCGCTAATAAAAATATAGCAACTGTAATAACACCCGATATGAGAGGACACGGAAGAAACACAGGTAAAAGAGGTGATATTGATTTTATTGGGCAATTAGAAAATGACATTGAAGATTTTATTCAATTTAGTAAGAACAATTTCAATGCTCATAATATCATTCTTGCTGGACACTCTTCAGGTGGTGGGTTTGTATTAAGGTTTATTGGAAATCCAAAAAACAAAAAAGTAGATAAAGCAGTTTTAATTTCACCTTATTTAGGATATAAAGCACCGACAGTAAAATCAAATAGTGGTGGTTGGGTAAAAGTAGCCTTGAAAAGAATAATCGGCCTTTCGATGCTTAATAATGTGTCTGTAAAAAACTTTAACCATTTGCCTGTGTTATTTTTTAACCGCCCAGAAACAATGAATGACAGTCTACAAGTTCCGTCTTACTCATATAATATGACTATGAATTTTGACACAGAAGACTATCAAAAAGAGATAGATAACATTAATATACCTTGCATGGTTTTAGTTGGAAAAGAAGACGAAAGTTTTTATTCTGAACAATTCCTCACTGTATTTGAACCTGCCAAAAAATTTGTTCAGGTAAAAATTATGGAAAATGTAAAACATTTGGATATTGTAAAAAACAATAAAACATTCGGATTAATTCAGGAATGGAATAAAAAACAATTAAAAAATGTTGCCAATACGGTGTATCATTAA
- the map gene encoding type I methionyl aminopeptidase: MSITKEAELIGMKKISEVVGTTLKLMREYAKVGMSTKELDEYGGEILKSYGAKSAPYETYGFPGYSCISINKEAAHGIPSEKKILKEGDLINIDVSAELNGFWSDNGGSFVLGKDIHKHQPLVDASKDILRKAINNIKGGVKISDIGYLIETEAKKSGFKVIKNLAGHGVGRSLHEEPENILNYRVKSNRERFKKNTTVAIETFISTKSTIAVELNDGWTLVGNKGGFVTQHEQTILITDKSPIILTESNGMWN, from the coding sequence ATGTCAATAACAAAGGAAGCCGAATTAATCGGAATGAAAAAAATAAGTGAAGTTGTTGGAACTACGCTAAAATTAATGAGAGAGTACGCTAAAGTTGGTATGTCAACTAAAGAGCTCGATGAATATGGCGGTGAAATTTTAAAGAGTTATGGAGCTAAATCTGCACCTTATGAGACTTATGGTTTTCCTGGTTATTCTTGTATTAGTATAAATAAAGAAGCCGCACACGGAATACCTTCAGAGAAAAAAATATTAAAAGAAGGAGATTTAATTAATATTGATGTATCTGCAGAACTAAATGGATTTTGGTCTGATAATGGTGGCTCTTTTGTTCTTGGAAAAGACATTCATAAGCATCAACCTCTTGTAGATGCTTCTAAAGATATTTTGCGCAAAGCAATAAACAATATCAAAGGTGGAGTGAAAATATCTGATATTGGATATTTAATAGAAACTGAAGCAAAAAAATCTGGATTCAAAGTCATTAAAAACTTGGCTGGTCACGGAGTTGGTAGAAGTTTACATGAAGAGCCGGAAAATATATTAAACTACAGAGTTAAAAGTAATAGAGAACGATTTAAAAAAAATACAACGGTTGCAATTGAAACTTTTATTTCAACAAAATCTACTATTGCGGTTGAACTGAATGACGGTTGGACTTTAGTAGGAAATAAAGGTGGGTTTGTAACCCAACACGAACAGACAATATTAATTACAGACAAGAGCCCTATTATTTTGACAGAATCAAATGGAATGTGGAATTAA